One genomic region from Arcobacter sp. LA11 encodes:
- the hisD gene encoding histidinol dehydrogenase, producing the protein MRIINTTDANFEQEFENILARAKTDIKEVSAIVTNIIDEIVEDGNEALKSHIEKFDKWEVKSDEELMISQDEMKAAYDNISEDLKNALHIAYDRIKIYHEKQLPKSWIDFEKNGTVLGQKVTPVDKAGLYIPGGKAAYPSSLLMNAIPAIVAGVEEIIVCTPTPNNEINELLLAACHICNISKAYKVGGASAVAALAYGTQTIPKVDVITGPGNIFVATAKKLVFGEVNIDMIAGPSEIGILSDSTANPKYLAIDLLSQAEHDEMASSIMITIDEEVANKTSVEVDKYLETLSRREIAKKSIDERGAIIIASNMDEAITLMNEIAPEHLEVMTSNPFELLSKIKHAGAIFLGENTPEPIGDYIAGPNHTLPTGSTAKFYSPLNVENFMKKSSIINFSKDAIDELGEACALLADTEGLTAHAESVRVRLREGK; encoded by the coding sequence ATGAGAATAATTAATACTACAGATGCAAATTTTGAACAAGAATTTGAAAATATACTTGCACGTGCAAAAACAGATATAAAAGAAGTATCTGCAATTGTTACAAATATAATAGATGAGATAGTAGAAGATGGAAATGAAGCACTTAAATCTCATATAGAAAAGTTCGATAAATGGGAAGTTAAATCTGACGAAGAATTAATGATTTCACAAGATGAAATGAAAGCTGCATATGACAATATCAGTGAAGATTTAAAAAATGCTTTACATATTGCTTACGATAGAATTAAAATATATCATGAAAAACAACTTCCAAAATCTTGGATTGATTTTGAAAAGAATGGGACAGTATTAGGACAAAAAGTAACTCCTGTAGATAAAGCAGGTCTTTATATTCCTGGTGGGAAAGCTGCATATCCAAGTTCACTTTTAATGAATGCAATTCCAGCAATTGTTGCAGGTGTTGAAGAAATTATCGTTTGTACACCAACGCCAAATAATGAAATAAATGAACTACTTCTTGCAGCATGTCATATTTGTAATATAAGCAAAGCATATAAAGTTGGAGGAGCAAGTGCTGTTGCTGCTTTAGCTTATGGAACACAAACTATTCCAAAAGTTGATGTTATAACTGGACCTGGGAATATTTTTGTTGCAACTGCTAAGAAGTTGGTATTTGGTGAAGTAAATATTGATATGATTGCAGGACCTTCGGAAATTGGAATTTTAAGTGATAGCACTGCAAATCCTAAATATTTAGCAATTGATTTATTATCACAAGCAGAGCACGATGAAATGGCAAGCTCAATTATGATTACAATTGATGAAGAAGTTGCAAATAAAACTTCTGTTGAGGTAGATAAATATTTAGAAACTTTATCAAGACGTGAAATTGCTAAAAAATCTATTGATGAAAGAGGAGCAATAATTATTGCCTCAAATATGGATGAAGCAATTACTCTTATGAATGAAATTGCTCCTGAACATTTAGAAGTAATGACTTCAAATCCATTTGAACTTTTATCAAAAATTAAACACGCCGGTGCAATTTTCTTAGGTGAAAATACGCCTGAACCTATTGGTGATTATATTGCTGGACCAAATCATACTTTACCTACAGGAAGTACTGCTAAATTTTATAGTCCGTTAAATGTAGAAAACTTTATGAAGAAAAGTTCAATTATTAACTTTTCAAAAGATGCAATTGATGAGTTGGGTGAAGCTTGTGCCTTGTTAGCAGATACAGAAGGTTTAACAGCTCATGCAGAATCAGTTAGAGTTAGATTAAGAGAAGGGAAATAA